A stretch of Acropora muricata isolate sample 2 chromosome 7, ASM3666990v1, whole genome shotgun sequence DNA encodes these proteins:
- the LOC136923916 gene encoding uncharacterized protein isoform X1: MKQVKRAMYTVSLEDFLTLGIDIFQVEWPSKIDTNWVAEIVNTATTQTITTTKTACSNGSRLFLAAETRHTFLINAEYWMYRYSGGTKWNIVYQCNSSKPCILLMKFLPDGTRVAGGANKTLFVEQSPQSNSRHHIQFMFEVQLTDFSFLRHIFNVHFTTFCVPTVMGAKLNVTQILLGMYKSEQLVEVELFENGTKFAYMNTAKGAAVTGNNHPVAGFRNRLKVTDGSLIITQIMATDNGTEIQSKARLKRESQSSLARRSNLGYLRVDIIRILVNSRGPCSVSASNNPSHTDDQAGSLNNTSTELPTHEAPPTTTAEVEEPTTVQSEGPSRACGQLCTLFFAVLVTFLCTYRR, encoded by the exons ATGAAGCAAGTAAAAAGAGCAATGTACACTGTATCCCTCGAAGACTTTCTTACTCTTGGAATAGACATCTTTCAAGTAGAGTGGCCCAGCAAAATCGACACCAACTGGg TTGCAGAAATTGTAAACACGGCAACGACACAAACCATAACAACAACGAAAACAGCATGCTCGAATGGTTCGCGGCTCTTTCTTGCGGCTGAAACGCGACACACGTTTTTGATCAATGCGGAGTACTGGATGTACAGATATTCTGGCGGCACCAAATGGAACATCGTTTATCAATGTAACAGCTCAAAACCCTGCATACTCCTGATGAAGTTTCTGCCAGACGGGACGCGAGTAGCGGGTGGAGCAAACAAGACCCTCTTCGTAGAGCAGTCACCTCAGAGTAATTCCAGACACCACATCCAGTTCATGTTTGAAGTTCAGTTGACCGACTTCTCTTTTCTTCGCCACATTTTTAACGTACATTTTACCACTTTCT GTGTGCCAACTGTTATGGGAGCTAAGCTGAACGTAACACAGATCTTGCTTGGCATGTATAAATCTGAACAGCTGGTAGAAGTAGAACTGTTTGAAAACGGGACAAAATTTGCGTACATGAACACTGCAAAGGGTGCGGCTGTGACAGGCAACAATCATCCAGTTGCAGGTTTTCGGAACAGGTTGAAAGTCACCGACGGTTCATTGATCATAACACAGATCATGGCAACGGATAACGGTACAGAGATACAGAGCAAGGCTCGCCTGAAAAGAGAATCTCAGTCCTCGCTCGCGAGACGGTCAAACCTGGGATATTTGAGAGTCGATATAATCAGGATTCTTGTCAATTCTCGAG GTCCATGTTCTGTCAGTGCCTCCAACAATCCATCGCATACAGACGATCAAGCTGGCTCGCTGAACAACACTAGTACTGAGCTACCCACCCACGAAGCTCCACCGACTACGACCGCGGAGGTAGAGGAACCCACCACGGTGCAGTCTGAAGGCCCATCACGTGCCTGCGGACAACTTTGTACATTGTTTTTCGCAGTTTTGGTAACATTCCTTTGCACTTATCGGAGATGA
- the LOC136923916 gene encoding uncharacterized protein isoform X2 encodes MGCEEIQSHLVQAKRMDLIFLVLFITNFVAEIVNTATTQTITTTKTACSNGSRLFLAAETRHTFLINAEYWMYRYSGGTKWNIVYQCNSSKPCILLMKFLPDGTRVAGGANKTLFVEQSPQSNSRHHIQFMFEVQLTDFSFLRHIFNVHFTTFCVPTVMGAKLNVTQILLGMYKSEQLVEVELFENGTKFAYMNTAKGAAVTGNNHPVAGFRNRLKVTDGSLIITQIMATDNGTEIQSKARLKRESQSSLARRSNLGYLRVDIIRILVNSRGPCSVSASNNPSHTDDQAGSLNNTSTELPTHEAPPTTTAEVEEPTTVQSEGPSRACGQLCTLFFAVLVTFLCTYRR; translated from the exons ATGGGTTGTGAAGAAATTCAAAGTCATTTAGTCCAAGCGAAGAGGATGGATTTGATTTTCCTGGTATTATTTATTACAAACTTTG TTGCAGAAATTGTAAACACGGCAACGACACAAACCATAACAACAACGAAAACAGCATGCTCGAATGGTTCGCGGCTCTTTCTTGCGGCTGAAACGCGACACACGTTTTTGATCAATGCGGAGTACTGGATGTACAGATATTCTGGCGGCACCAAATGGAACATCGTTTATCAATGTAACAGCTCAAAACCCTGCATACTCCTGATGAAGTTTCTGCCAGACGGGACGCGAGTAGCGGGTGGAGCAAACAAGACCCTCTTCGTAGAGCAGTCACCTCAGAGTAATTCCAGACACCACATCCAGTTCATGTTTGAAGTTCAGTTGACCGACTTCTCTTTTCTTCGCCACATTTTTAACGTACATTTTACCACTTTCT GTGTGCCAACTGTTATGGGAGCTAAGCTGAACGTAACACAGATCTTGCTTGGCATGTATAAATCTGAACAGCTGGTAGAAGTAGAACTGTTTGAAAACGGGACAAAATTTGCGTACATGAACACTGCAAAGGGTGCGGCTGTGACAGGCAACAATCATCCAGTTGCAGGTTTTCGGAACAGGTTGAAAGTCACCGACGGTTCATTGATCATAACACAGATCATGGCAACGGATAACGGTACAGAGATACAGAGCAAGGCTCGCCTGAAAAGAGAATCTCAGTCCTCGCTCGCGAGACGGTCAAACCTGGGATATTTGAGAGTCGATATAATCAGGATTCTTGTCAATTCTCGAG GTCCATGTTCTGTCAGTGCCTCCAACAATCCATCGCATACAGACGATCAAGCTGGCTCGCTGAACAACACTAGTACTGAGCTACCCACCCACGAAGCTCCACCGACTACGACCGCGGAGGTAGAGGAACCCACCACGGTGCAGTCTGAAGGCCCATCACGTGCCTGCGGACAACTTTGTACATTGTTTTTCGCAGTTTTGGTAACATTCCTTTGCACTTATCGGAGATGA
- the LOC136923916 gene encoding uncharacterized protein isoform X3, giving the protein MYRYSGGTKWNIVYQCNSSKPCILLMKFLPDGTRVAGGANKTLFVEQSPQSNSRHHIQFMFEVQLTDFSFLRHIFNVHFTTFCVPTVMGAKLNVTQILLGMYKSEQLVEVELFENGTKFAYMNTAKGAAVTGNNHPVAGFRNRLKVTDGSLIITQIMATDNGTEIQSKARLKRESQSSLARRSNLGYLRVDIIRILVNSRGPCSVSASNNPSHTDDQAGSLNNTSTELPTHEAPPTTTAEVEEPTTVQSEGPSRACGQLCTLFFAVLVTFLCTYRR; this is encoded by the exons ATGTACAGATATTCTGGCGGCACCAAATGGAACATCGTTTATCAATGTAACAGCTCAAAACCCTGCATACTCCTGATGAAGTTTCTGCCAGACGGGACGCGAGTAGCGGGTGGAGCAAACAAGACCCTCTTCGTAGAGCAGTCACCTCAGAGTAATTCCAGACACCACATCCAGTTCATGTTTGAAGTTCAGTTGACCGACTTCTCTTTTCTTCGCCACATTTTTAACGTACATTTTACCACTTTCT GTGTGCCAACTGTTATGGGAGCTAAGCTGAACGTAACACAGATCTTGCTTGGCATGTATAAATCTGAACAGCTGGTAGAAGTAGAACTGTTTGAAAACGGGACAAAATTTGCGTACATGAACACTGCAAAGGGTGCGGCTGTGACAGGCAACAATCATCCAGTTGCAGGTTTTCGGAACAGGTTGAAAGTCACCGACGGTTCATTGATCATAACACAGATCATGGCAACGGATAACGGTACAGAGATACAGAGCAAGGCTCGCCTGAAAAGAGAATCTCAGTCCTCGCTCGCGAGACGGTCAAACCTGGGATATTTGAGAGTCGATATAATCAGGATTCTTGTCAATTCTCGAG GTCCATGTTCTGTCAGTGCCTCCAACAATCCATCGCATACAGACGATCAAGCTGGCTCGCTGAACAACACTAGTACTGAGCTACCCACCCACGAAGCTCCACCGACTACGACCGCGGAGGTAGAGGAACCCACCACGGTGCAGTCTGAAGGCCCATCACGTGCCTGCGGACAACTTTGTACATTGTTTTTCGCAGTTTTGGTAACATTCCTTTGCACTTATCGGAGATGA